A genomic stretch from Anser cygnoides isolate HZ-2024a breed goose chromosome 30, Taihu_goose_T2T_genome, whole genome shotgun sequence includes:
- the LOC136787683 gene encoding olfactory receptor 14C36-like, with the protein MPNISCVSEFLLLAFADTRELQLLHFGLFLGIYLAALLGNGLILTTVACDHRLHTPMYFFLLNLALLDLGCICTTLPKAMANALWDTRAISYQGCAAQVFFFVFLVGAEYWFLTIMSYDRYVAICKPLHYGSLVGSRACAQMAAAAWGSGFLNAVLHTATTFSLPLCQGNAVDQFFCEIPQILKLSCSDAYLREVGALLCSVSLAFGCFVFIVFSYVQIFRAVLRIPSEQGRHKTFSMCLPHLAVVSLFVSTAMVAYLKPPSISSPSLDLVVAVLYSVVPPALNPLIYSMRNKELKQALWKLMTSCVSEAINSHSTSADD; encoded by the coding sequence ATGCCCAACATCAGCTgtgtgagcgagttcctcctgctggcattcgcagacacgcgggagctgcagctcctgcacttcgggctcttcctgggcatctacctggctgccctcctgggcaacggcctcatcctcaccaccgtagcctgcgaccaccgcctccacacccccatgtacttcttcctcctcaacctcgccctcctcgatCTGGGCTGCATCTgcaccactctgcccaaagccatggccaatgccctctgggacaccagggccatctcctatcaagggtgtgctgctcaggtcttcttttttgtcttcttagTCGGAGCGGAGTACTGGTTTCTCACCATtatgtcctatgaccgctacgttgccatctgcaagcccctgcactacgggagcctcgtgggcagcagagcttgtgcccagatggcagcagctgcctggggcagtggctttctcaatgctgtcctgcacacggccactacattttccctgcccctctgccaaggcaatgctgtggaccagttcttctgtgagatcccccagatcctcaagctctcctgctcagatgcctacctcagggaagttggggcacttttgtgtagtgtttctttagcttttggctgttttgttttcattgttttttcctatgtgcagatcttcagggccgtgctgaggatcccctctgagcagggccggcacaaaaccttttccatgtgcctccctcacctagccgtggtctccctgtttgtcagcactgccatggttgcctacctgaagcccccctccatctcttcaccatccctggacctggtggtggcagttctgtactcggtggtgcctccagcactgaaccccctcatctacagcatgaggaacaaggagcttAAGCAAGCGCTGTGGAAATTGATGACTAGCTGTGTTTCAGAAGCAATAAATTCCCATTCTACATCTGCAGATGACTAG